In one Rhea pennata isolate bPtePen1 chromosome 17, bPtePen1.pri, whole genome shotgun sequence genomic region, the following are encoded:
- the HRK gene encoding activator of apoptosis harakiri: MCPCALHGGPPAPCPCSPGRAARPSAAARLVAARLRRVGDELEQRAARRKA, translated from the coding sequence aTGTGCCCCTGCGCGCTGCACGGCGGCCCCCCCGCGccctgcccctgcagccccggccgcgccgcccggccctcGGCGGCCGCCCGCCTCGTCGCCGCCCGCCTGCGCCGCGTCGGCGATGAGCTGGAgcagcgggcggcgcggcgcaaggcg